The region AGAATTGGGTGATTGGCGGAAACAACCAGTTGCTTTGGCATATATCGGAGGATTTAAAGCGCTTTAAGGTGCTAACATCGGGTCATAGCATTATTATGGGACGTAAAACCTTCGAGAGTATTGGTAGGCCACTTCCAAACCGTAAGAATATAGTTGTATCGCGTAATACCGATTTGGCTATTGATGGTTGCGTTATTGTAAATTCACTTAACGAGGCTTTGGAAATAACAAAGGGTGAAAACGAGGTTTTTGTTGTTGGTGGAGGTAAATTGTACCGCCAGGCATTGCCAATGGCAAATAAACTCTACCTTACAACAGTTCACAAGAATTTTGAAGGCGATACTACTTTCCCTACTATCAATTTCAATGAGTGGAATTTAGTTCTTGAGCAAAAAGGAAACCCAACCGCAGATGGGTTGGGCTATACTTTTTTGGATTATGTTCGTAAGTAGTTTACGCTGCTTTTAGCCTTTTTAGGTTCGATTTTTCCAGTTTTTCGTGAGCATACTCCGATGTTACTATCATTTCTTTATGCTCGCCCGTTGGGAGCTCAAACATTGCATCAATCATAATTGCCTCACAAATTGAACGCAACCCACGCGCTCCTAGTTTAAACTCCACAG is a window of Tenuifilaceae bacterium CYCD DNA encoding:
- the dfrA gene encoding dihydrofolate reductase produces the protein MTRNLKNDKMNISIIVAVAENWVIGGNNQLLWHISEDLKRFKVLTSGHSIIMGRKTFESIGRPLPNRKNIVVSRNTDLAIDGCVIVNSLNEALEITKGENEVFVVGGGKLYRQALPMANKLYLTTVHKNFEGDTTFPTINFNEWNLVLEQKGNPTADGLGYTFLDYVRK